CGAGGCTCGTTCCTCAGAGCGAAGTTTGGACCAGTTCGGAAAGAGCGGCCCACTGCTCGGTAGTGTCCGGAGAAGCGACGCCACTTCCTCGCCGAAGCGCAAGGTGGCGGGCATCCCGTTTTTACGTCGGCGATAGCCGATGGTTTTCTTGTTCCAGTCGATGTTCTCGGCAACCAACGAAGCACAGTCGATTTGAGATGCGCCCACATGCCACAACAGCTGGAGGAAGGCTTTGCGC
The Verrucomicrobiales bacterium genome window above contains:
- a CDS encoding tyrosine-type recombinase/integrase; the protein is RKAFLQLLWHVGASQIDCASLVAENIDWNKKTIGYRRRKNGMPATLRFGEEVASLLRTLPSSGPLFPNWSKLRSEERASKFYSKCKGLGIAGISLHSYRYAWAERAKSIGYPERYAQEALGHSSAAVHRAYAKGANVELPPLEEYQSGTDSLAHPV